One genomic window of Pseudomonas sp. LFM046 includes the following:
- a CDS encoding polyamine ABC transporter substrate-binding protein, with the protein MIKTFGKTLLAMTLAGAVAGMAQADDKVLHIYNWSDYIAPDTVEKFTKETGIKVVYDVFDSNETLEAKLLAGKSGYDIVVPSNNFLAKQIKAKVYQPLDKSKLPNWKNLDPNLLKTVEVSDPGNKYAFPYMWGSIGIGYNPDKVKAVLGDNAPVDSWDLLFKPENIEKLKSCGVSFLDSPTEILPIALKYLGHDPLSQDPKQLKEAEALFLKIRPYITYFHSSKYISDLANGNLCVAVGYSGDVYQAKSRAEEAKGGVKVAYNIPKEGAGTFFDMVAMPADAANPEAAYAFMNFLMKPEIMAEITNEVQFPNGNAAATPLVNEEIRKDPGIYPTQETMAKLYAFPDLPPKVQRAMTRTWTTIKSGK; encoded by the coding sequence ATGATCAAAACCTTCGGCAAGACCCTGCTCGCCATGACCCTGGCGGGTGCCGTGGCCGGTATGGCCCAGGCTGACGACAAAGTGCTGCACATCTACAACTGGTCGGACTACATCGCTCCGGATACCGTCGAGAAGTTCACCAAGGAAACCGGCATCAAGGTCGTCTACGACGTCTTCGACTCCAACGAGACCCTTGAAGCCAAGCTCCTGGCCGGCAAGTCCGGTTACGACATCGTTGTTCCGTCCAACAACTTCCTGGCCAAGCAAATCAAGGCCAAGGTTTACCAGCCCCTGGACAAGTCCAAGCTGCCGAACTGGAAGAACCTGGACCCGAACCTGCTGAAGACCGTCGAAGTTTCCGACCCGGGCAACAAATACGCGTTCCCCTACATGTGGGGCTCCATCGGCATCGGTTACAACCCGGACAAGGTCAAGGCCGTACTGGGCGACAACGCCCCGGTGGATTCCTGGGACCTGCTGTTCAAGCCGGAAAACATCGAGAAGCTGAAGTCCTGCGGCGTGTCCTTCCTCGACTCGCCCACCGAGATCCTGCCGATCGCCCTGAAGTACCTGGGCCACGATCCGCTGAGCCAGGACCCCAAGCAGCTGAAGGAAGCCGAGGCGCTGTTCCTCAAGATCCGTCCTTACATCACCTATTTCCACTCCTCCAAGTACATCTCCGACCTGGCCAACGGCAACCTCTGCGTGGCCGTGGGTTACTCGGGTGACGTGTACCAGGCCAAGTCCCGCGCTGAAGAAGCCAAGGGTGGTGTGAAGGTCGCCTACAACATTCCGAAAGAAGGCGCCGGTACCTTCTTCGACATGGTCGCCATGCCGGCCGATGCCGCCAACCCGGAAGCCGCCTATGCGTTCATGAATTTCCTGATGAAGCCGGAAATCATGGCCGAGATCACCAACGAGGTGCAGTTCCCCAACGGCAACGCCGCTGCCACCCCGCTGGTTAACGAGGAGATCCGCAAGGACCCGGGCATCTACCCGACCCAGGAGACCATGGCCAAGCTCTACGCCTTCCCGGACCTGCCGCCGAAGGTGCAGCGCGCAATGACCCGCACTTGGACCACCATCAAGTCGGGCAAGTAA
- a CDS encoding polyamine ABC transporter substrate-binding protein, producing the protein MMITAVATLTLVSQVQADQTVHIYNWSDYIGETTLADFQKETGIKPVYDVFDSNETLEGKLLAGHTGYDVVVPSNHFLGKQIKAGAFQKLDRSQLPNWQNLDPNLLKQLQRNDPGNEYAVPYLWGTNGIGYNVEKVKAALGVDSIDSWAVIFEPENIKKLSQCGVAFLDSADEMIPAVLNYMGLNPNSTNPEDYKKAEAKLLAVRPYVTYFHSSKYIGDLANGDICVAAGFSGDIFQAASRAEEAGKGIKIAYSIPKEGGNLWFDMLAVPVDAANAKQAHAFINYLLKPEVIAKVSDYVGYANPNLKAGEFMNQEVRTDESVYPPQAVLDKLYVSAELPPKVQRLMTRSWTKVKSGK; encoded by the coding sequence ATGATGATCACTGCTGTGGCCACCCTGACCCTGGTTTCCCAGGTCCAGGCTGACCAGACTGTGCATATCTATAACTGGTCGGACTACATCGGCGAGACCACTCTGGCGGATTTCCAGAAGGAAACCGGCATCAAGCCGGTGTACGACGTCTTCGACTCCAACGAAACCCTCGAAGGCAAGCTGCTGGCCGGCCATACCGGCTACGACGTGGTGGTGCCGTCCAACCACTTCCTCGGCAAGCAGATCAAGGCGGGCGCGTTCCAGAAACTCGACCGCAGCCAACTGCCCAACTGGCAGAACCTGGACCCGAACCTGCTCAAGCAGCTCCAGCGCAACGATCCGGGCAACGAGTACGCCGTTCCCTACCTGTGGGGCACCAACGGCATCGGCTACAACGTGGAGAAGGTCAAGGCTGCGCTCGGCGTCGACAGCATCGACTCCTGGGCCGTGATCTTCGAGCCGGAAAACATCAAGAAGTTGAGCCAGTGCGGCGTGGCTTTCCTCGACTCGGCGGATGAAATGATTCCCGCCGTGCTCAACTACATGGGCCTGAACCCCAACAGCACCAACCCCGAGGACTACAAGAAGGCCGAGGCGAAGCTGCTGGCGGTACGCCCCTACGTCACCTATTTCCACTCTTCCAAGTACATCGGCGACCTGGCCAATGGCGACATCTGCGTCGCCGCCGGCTTCTCCGGTGACATCTTCCAGGCCGCGTCCCGTGCCGAAGAAGCTGGCAAGGGTATCAAGATCGCCTACTCGATCCCGAAAGAAGGCGGCAACCTCTGGTTCGACATGCTGGCCGTCCCCGTGGACGCCGCAAACGCCAAGCAAGCCCATGCCTTCATCAACTATCTGCTCAAGCCCGAGGTGATCGCCAAAGTCAGCGATTACGTCGGCTACGCGAACCCCAACCTCAAGGCTGGGGAATTCATGAATCAGGAAGTACGCACCGACGAGTCCGTCTACCCGCCACAAGCGGTGCTGGACAAGCTCTACGTTTCGGCGGAATTGCCGCCGAAGGTCCAGCGGCTGATGACCCGCAGCTGGACGAAGGTCAAGTCGGGCAAGTAA
- the potA gene encoding polyamine ABC transporter ATP-binding protein has translation MAIASGAYKKALEGSQQPKEVLVKIDRVTKKFDETVAVDDVSLTINKGEIFALLGGSGSGKSTLLRMLAGFERPTDGRIMLDGVDITDMPPYERPINMMFQSYALFPHMTVAQNIAFGLKQDRLPAAEIDDRVNEMLKLVQMTQYAKRKPHQLSGGQRQRVALARSLAKRPKLLLLDEPMGALDKKLRSQMQLELVEIIERVGVTCVMVTHDQEEAMTMAQRIAIMHLGCIEQIGSPVDIYETPISRLVCEFIGNVNLFDGEVVEDAEAHALIACPQLDRPIYVGHGVTTSVQDKRITYALRPEKLLVTTEQPNCEYNWSRGRIHDIAYLGGHSVFYVKLPNGTVVQSFVANAERRGARPTWDDEVFVWWEDDSGVVLRS, from the coding sequence ATGGCAATAGCCTCCGGTGCCTACAAGAAAGCCCTCGAGGGCAGCCAGCAACCTAAAGAGGTGCTGGTCAAGATCGACCGGGTAACCAAGAAGTTCGACGAGACGGTGGCGGTGGACGATGTATCCCTGACCATCAACAAGGGTGAAATCTTCGCCCTGCTCGGCGGTTCCGGTTCGGGTAAATCAACCCTGCTGCGCATGCTCGCTGGCTTCGAGCGGCCCACAGACGGACGCATCATGCTGGACGGCGTGGACATCACCGACATGCCACCCTACGAGCGCCCGATCAACATGATGTTCCAGTCCTATGCGCTCTTCCCGCATATGACTGTTGCGCAGAACATCGCCTTCGGACTTAAACAGGACAGGCTCCCGGCTGCCGAAATCGACGATCGGGTCAACGAGATGCTCAAGCTCGTGCAGATGACCCAGTACGCCAAGCGCAAGCCGCACCAGCTGTCCGGTGGCCAGCGCCAGCGCGTCGCCCTGGCCCGTTCCCTGGCCAAGCGTCCGAAGCTGCTGCTGCTCGACGAACCCATGGGTGCCCTGGACAAGAAGCTGCGTTCGCAGATGCAGCTGGAACTGGTGGAGATCATCGAGCGCGTGGGTGTGACCTGCGTGATGGTGACCCACGACCAGGAAGAGGCCATGACCATGGCGCAGCGCATCGCCATCATGCACCTGGGCTGCATCGAGCAGATCGGCAGCCCTGTGGATATCTACGAGACCCCCATCAGCCGCCTGGTGTGCGAGTTCATCGGCAACGTCAACCTCTTCGACGGTGAAGTGGTGGAGGACGCCGAGGCCCACGCGCTGATCGCCTGCCCGCAGCTGGATCGCCCGATCTATGTTGGCCACGGCGTGACCACCTCGGTGCAGGACAAGCGCATCACCTACGCCCTGCGCCCGGAGAAGTTGCTGGTCACCACCGAGCAGCCCAACTGCGAGTACAACTGGTCCCGTGGTCGAATTCACGACATCGCCTACCTGGGCGGTCACTCGGTCTTCTACGTCAAACTGCCAAACGGCACCGTCGTCCAGTCCTTCGTCGCCAACGCCGAGCGCCGTGGCGCCCGTCCGACCTGGGATGACGAAGTGTTCGTATGGTGGGAAGACGACAGCGGCGTGGTACTGCGGTCATGA